The following proteins are encoded in a genomic region of Flammeovirga pectinis:
- the infB gene encoding translation initiation factor IF-2, with protein MADQKMIRIGQAAKKLNVGHSTLVEQLKKKNIDIESSSPNAKITQEHFEMLKKMNAKSMQEKAEASQISISSQVGNTVIESKKKKGPKTENKEDDHLIIKNSAPSEKASSNPKKEKPAEPKPEPEAYSGRPGLKVVGKMDLETPKKVEKKPAAKKAPVKDKPAPAPKVEAEKPAVKAEKPKVEAKKPVQKEEPKASPAKATKAQETKPEQPKQEVKKQENKGKPAQKVEKANKPKEATTEAKAPAPTNEATAGENKAAISAKADELKGLTVVGKVDLSSFENRRKKKPKPVASSDDKNAQKKRKRKRVPVGNSDGKGPQGQQGQGGNRQGGQGQGQGGGNRQGGQGQGGNRQGGQGQGGNRGPGQGQGGNRGPGQGQGGNRGPGQGQGGNRGPGQGNRGPGQGNRGPGQGGQGQGQGSGEKTFRNADAQSSRTGTNKKKVGGGVAKKGKVSEKDIQSGMKRANSQLNQSGFKSTRGKHKQAKRSKREAENEARLQKEAAEQHIITVTEFISTNDLATMMDIGVSDIIMTCMNNGMFISINQRLDKETIELITTEFNFEAKFTSAEEEIDAPLEKEDKPEDLQDRAPIVTIMGHVDHGKTSLLDYIRNENVADGEAGGITQHIGAYDVTTKSGKRIAFLDTPGHEAFTAMRARGAKVTDVVIIVIAADDNVMPQTKEAINHSLSAEVPIVIAINKVDKPNANVDNIKNQLSQMNILVEDWGGKYQVFEISAKSGQGIDDLLEGVILESEVLELKANPNKNAAGTIVEASLDKGRGYLATVLVQNGTMRVGDVMLAGGYYGKVKAMLDHRGHRLKVAPPSTPVQVLGLSGAPQAGDKLNVLDSEREAREIANRREQLAREQSLRASQRPNLDLFKRLAQGELRQLNLIIKGDVDGSVEALSDSLLKLSNDEVEVRIIHKAVGALTESDILLAAADKENPTLIIGFQVRPTKNARILAEKEGIEVRHYSVIYNAIDDVKDAMEGLLDPDLEEKIVGNVEVRDVFKITKVGTVAGCYVTDGYIKRSSKIRIIRDGVVVYGGSDGGSVGALKRFKDDVAEVKFGYECGLSIEKYSDIKVGDVIEAFEVTETKRKLKSNNN; from the coding sequence ATGGCAGATCAAAAAATGATCAGAATAGGTCAAGCGGCCAAAAAATTAAACGTTGGACACTCAACGCTAGTCGAGCAATTGAAGAAGAAGAATATCGATATCGAGTCTTCATCTCCAAATGCTAAGATTACGCAGGAGCATTTCGAAATGCTTAAGAAGATGAATGCTAAATCTATGCAAGAGAAAGCAGAAGCATCTCAGATCTCAATTTCTTCTCAAGTAGGAAATACTGTGATTGAATCTAAGAAAAAGAAAGGTCCAAAAACAGAGAACAAAGAGGACGATCATCTGATCATTAAGAATTCTGCTCCATCTGAAAAAGCCTCTTCGAATCCTAAGAAAGAAAAACCTGCAGAGCCAAAACCTGAGCCAGAAGCATATAGCGGACGTCCAGGTTTAAAAGTCGTTGGTAAAATGGATCTTGAAACTCCTAAAAAAGTTGAAAAGAAACCAGCAGCTAAAAAAGCTCCTGTTAAAGATAAACCAGCTCCTGCCCCTAAGGTAGAAGCGGAAAAACCTGCTGTTAAAGCGGAAAAACCAAAAGTAGAAGCTAAGAAACCGGTTCAAAAAGAAGAACCTAAAGCTTCTCCTGCGAAAGCAACAAAAGCTCAGGAAACTAAGCCAGAGCAACCAAAGCAAGAAGTGAAGAAACAAGAAAACAAAGGAAAGCCTGCTCAGAAGGTTGAGAAGGCTAATAAGCCAAAAGAGGCTACTACCGAGGCAAAAGCGCCAGCCCCTACTAATGAGGCTACAGCAGGTGAAAACAAAGCAGCTATTAGTGCAAAAGCTGACGAATTGAAAGGACTTACTGTTGTTGGTAAGGTAGATCTTTCATCTTTTGAGAACCGTCGTAAGAAAAAACCAAAACCGGTTGCTTCTTCTGATGATAAAAATGCTCAAAAGAAACGTAAGAGAAAACGTGTTCCTGTAGGAAACTCTGACGGAAAAGGACCTCAAGGTCAACAAGGTCAAGGTGGAAACCGACAAGGTGGTCAAGGACAAGGTCAAGGTGGCGGTAATCGTCAAGGTGGTCAAGGTCAAGGCGGAAACCGACAAGGTGGACAAGGACAAGGTGGAAATCGTGGACCAGGTCAAGGACAAGGTGGAAACCGTGGACCAGGACAAGGACAAGGTGGAAATCGTGGACCAGGTCAAGGACAAGGTGGAAATCGTGGACCGGGACAAGGAAACCGTGGACCAGGTCAAGGTAATAGAGGACCAGGACAAGGTGGACAGGGTCAAGGACAAGGTTCTGGAGAAAAGACATTCCGTAACGCAGATGCTCAATCGAGCAGAACTGGTACCAATAAGAAAAAAGTTGGTGGAGGAGTAGCTAAGAAAGGGAAGGTATCTGAAAAGGATATCCAATCTGGAATGAAACGTGCAAACTCTCAATTAAACCAATCAGGTTTTAAATCTACTCGTGGCAAACATAAGCAAGCTAAACGTAGTAAGCGTGAAGCTGAAAACGAAGCACGTTTACAAAAAGAGGCAGCAGAACAACACATCATTACAGTTACTGAATTCATTTCTACAAATGATTTAGCAACAATGATGGATATTGGTGTAAGTGATATTATTATGACTTGCATGAATAACGGTATGTTTATCTCTATAAACCAACGTTTAGATAAAGAAACAATTGAGTTAATTACTACTGAGTTTAACTTTGAGGCTAAATTTACTTCTGCTGAAGAAGAAATTGATGCTCCTCTTGAAAAAGAAGACAAGCCTGAAGATTTACAAGATAGAGCTCCAATTGTAACAATCATGGGTCACGTTGACCACGGTAAAACATCATTACTTGATTATATCCGTAACGAAAACGTAGCTGATGGTGAAGCAGGTGGTATCACGCAGCACATTGGTGCATATGACGTGACTACTAAATCTGGTAAACGTATCGCATTCTTAGATACACCGGGTCACGAAGCATTTACAGCAATGCGTGCCCGTGGTGCTAAAGTTACCGATGTTGTAATTATTGTAATTGCAGCAGACGATAATGTGATGCCGCAAACAAAAGAAGCAATCAATCACTCACTTTCTGCGGAAGTGCCGATTGTAATTGCAATTAACAAGGTTGATAAACCAAATGCGAACGTTGATAATATTAAAAATCAATTATCGCAAATGAATATTCTTGTTGAAGATTGGGGTGGTAAATATCAAGTATTTGAAATTTCTGCCAAATCTGGACAAGGTATCGACGACTTATTAGAAGGTGTAATCTTAGAATCTGAAGTATTAGAACTTAAGGCTAACCCTAACAAGAACGCTGCTGGTACAATTGTAGAAGCATCTCTTGATAAAGGTCGTGGTTACTTAGCAACAGTATTAGTACAAAATGGTACTATGCGTGTTGGTGATGTAATGCTTGCAGGTGGATATTATGGTAAAGTGAAAGCAATGCTTGACCATAGAGGACACAGATTGAAAGTAGCTCCACCTTCTACTCCTGTTCAGGTGTTAGGTTTAAGTGGTGCTCCTCAAGCAGGTGATAAGTTAAACGTTCTTGATTCTGAACGTGAAGCTAGAGAAATTGCAAACAGACGTGAGCAATTAGCTAGAGAGCAAAGTTTAAGAGCTTCTCAACGTCCTAACCTTGATCTATTCAAGCGTTTAGCACAAGGAGAACTTCGTCAGTTGAACTTAATTATCAAAGGTGATGTGGATGGTTCTGTTGAAGCACTATCTGATTCATTATTGAAATTATCTAACGATGAAGTAGAAGTTAGAATTATCCATAAAGCAGTTGGAGCCTTGACTGAGTCAGATATCCTATTAGCTGCAGCGGATAAGGAAAACCCTACATTAATCATTGGTTTCCAAGTTCGTCCTACGAAGAATGCAAGAATACTTGCTGAGAAAGAAGGTATCGAGGTACGTCATTACTCAGTAATCTACAATGCTATTGACGATGTTAAAGACGCTATGGAAGGTCTATTAGATCCGGACTTAGAAGAGAAAATCGTTGGTAATGTTGAAGTTCGTGATGTATTCAAAATCACTAAAGTTGGTACGGTTGCAGGTTGTTACGTTACTGATGGTTACATCAAACGTAGCTCGAAAATCCGTATTATCCGCGACGGCGTAGTAGTTTACGGCGGTAGCGACGGTGGTTCTGTTGGTGCACTGAAACGTTTCAAAGACGATGTAGCTGAAGTTAAATTCGGTTATGAATGTGGTTTGAGTATCGAAAAGTACTCTGACATTAAAGTTGGTGACGTTATCGAAGCATTCGAAGTAACAGAAACTAAACGTAAATTAAAAAGCAATAACAACTAG
- a CDS encoding ribosome maturation factor RimP — protein sequence MELAAQIKKIVEQHLPDESLYVVKVDAKGARRLKVLIILDGDNGVTIEQVTKVSREVGHELDERDLIKDDEYQFEVTSAGIGEPLELHRQYVKNVDRKITVTRNNETKFTGTLKEVKEESILIDAEITEKGKKKVTIKEMEIPFNDIDNTVVEVSFK from the coding sequence ATGGAATTAGCCGCACAGATAAAAAAAATCGTTGAGCAACATTTACCGGATGAATCCTTATATGTTGTAAAAGTAGATGCAAAAGGTGCTCGTCGTTTAAAAGTTTTAATAATTTTAGATGGCGACAACGGGGTCACTATTGAGCAAGTAACTAAAGTATCAAGAGAAGTAGGACACGAACTTGATGAAAGAGACTTGATTAAAGACGACGAATATCAATTTGAAGTAACTTCGGCTGGTATTGGTGAACCGCTAGAGTTACATAGACAATATGTCAAAAATGTAGACCGTAAAATTACTGTTACGAGAAACAATGAGACAAAATTCACTGGTACTTTGAAAGAAGTAAAAGAAGAAAGCATTTTAATAGATGCTGAAATTACAGAAAAAGGAAAAAAGAAGGTAACAATTAAAGAGATGGAAATTCCATTCAACGACATTGATAACACTGTAGTTGAAGTTTCTTTCAAATAA
- a CDS encoding c-type cytochrome — protein MDLLLIHRIIVSTFLLIYLVKAVLMFVGKDAFQKFAKVIKVPEMIISLLFLVTGGYLLTVMPVYTPLLGIKFALVVASIPLAVIATKKYNKILMVLSVLCLVMAYGMAEMHRAKAKKIMTGGTENISAVHNGKELFTKKCSQCHGINGDAQKSNAPKLSESKLDKDGIEHIVRNGKGVMFKFSENDLSKEQLNAVADYVIKLRN, from the coding sequence ATGGATTTACTTCTTATACACAGAATTATTGTTTCAACATTCTTATTAATATATCTAGTAAAAGCTGTATTAATGTTTGTAGGGAAAGATGCTTTTCAAAAATTTGCAAAAGTAATCAAGGTTCCTGAAATGATTATCTCTCTTTTGTTTTTAGTAACTGGAGGATATTTATTAACAGTAATGCCTGTTTATACTCCTTTATTAGGAATTAAATTCGCATTAGTTGTAGCATCTATTCCTTTAGCTGTTATCGCAACAAAAAAATACAATAAGATCCTTATGGTTCTTTCTGTTTTATGTTTAGTTATGGCATACGGAATGGCTGAAATGCACCGTGCTAAAGCTAAAAAAATTATGACAGGTGGAACTGAGAACATATCAGCTGTACATAATGGCAAAGAATTATTTACTAAGAAATGTTCACAATGTCATGGTATTAATGGAGATGCACAAAAAAGTAATGCTCCAAAATTATCAGAAAGTAAGCTTGACAAAGACGGAATTGAGCATATTGTACGTAATGGTAAAGGTGTAATGTTTAAATTTAGTGAGAACGATTTATCCAAAGAGCAACTTAATGCCGTAGCAGATTATGTTATCAAACTAAGAAATTAA
- a CDS encoding NAD(P)/FAD-dependent oxidoreductase → MISFWENDSFTNYNLIVVGSGIVGLTTAIEYKEKHPNNRVLIVEKGTLPSGASTKNAGFACFGSLTEICDDLKNMPKEEVISIVEKRFKGLNNLRIKLGDDALDFKQLGGYELITEEQAHYVTRMEEINALLYPIFNDNVFSDRSDDIGTFGFNKDKVQKLLFNKFEGQIHTGKMMSALLKIARQLDIEIITGTKIEEFYDLGDKVICSSYNNRAKIDFYANKCCICVNAFTQQLLPQLEVTPGRGQVLITHPIKNLPFKGTFHMDRGYYYFRNYGDRVIIGGGRHLDYDGETTTELKTTKPIIENLISILNTTILPNTPYKIDTKWAGIMAFGDKKTPIIKLLSDRIAIGVRMGGMGVAIGSQVGIELAHIVSNLEHQDQ, encoded by the coding sequence ATGATAAGCTTTTGGGAAAATGACAGTTTTACAAATTACAACTTAATTGTTGTTGGAAGTGGAATTGTAGGCTTGACTACTGCAATAGAATATAAAGAAAAACACCCTAACAACCGTGTTTTAATTGTAGAAAAGGGAACATTACCTTCTGGAGCTAGCACAAAAAATGCTGGCTTTGCCTGTTTTGGTAGTCTTACAGAAATCTGTGACGACTTAAAAAACATGCCCAAAGAAGAAGTAATATCTATTGTAGAAAAAAGATTTAAGGGGTTAAATAACCTTAGAATTAAACTAGGAGACGATGCACTAGATTTTAAACAGCTAGGTGGTTACGAACTTATCACAGAAGAACAAGCACATTACGTTACTCGAATGGAAGAGATTAACGCTTTACTCTATCCTATCTTTAACGACAACGTTTTTTCTGACCGTTCTGATGATATTGGTACATTTGGCTTTAATAAGGATAAGGTACAGAAATTACTATTTAATAAGTTTGAAGGACAAATTCACACCGGTAAAATGATGTCTGCTTTGCTTAAAATAGCAAGGCAATTAGATATAGAGATTATAACGGGTACTAAAATAGAAGAATTCTACGACCTTGGTGATAAGGTTATTTGTTCTAGCTATAATAATAGAGCAAAGATAGATTTCTATGCCAATAAATGTTGTATATGTGTAAACGCTTTCACACAACAACTACTCCCTCAACTAGAAGTAACTCCAGGCAGAGGACAAGTTTTAATTACACATCCCATTAAAAACCTTCCTTTTAAAGGTACTTTCCATATGGATAGAGGTTATTATTATTTTAGAAATTACGGTGATAGAGTTATAATTGGCGGAGGTAGACATTTAGACTACGATGGAGAAACAACTACAGAGTTAAAAACCACCAAACCAATTATAGAAAACTTAATATCTATTTTAAATACTACAATTTTACCCAATACTCCATACAAAATTGATACTAAATGGGCAGGAATAATGGCTTTTGGAGATAAAAAGACGCCAATAATTAAGTTACTTTCTGATAGGATTGCTATTGGAGTTAGAATGGGAGGAATGGGTGTAGCTATTGGATCACAGGTTGGTATTGAACTTGCACATATCGTATCAAATTTAGAACACCAAGACCAATAA
- a CDS encoding TerD family protein has protein sequence MATSIIRKGKGVRLREVSDVKLDKIKIGLGWELRKGGHLDLDASVFLLGEDGKLPSDEYFVFYNNLESPDGMVKHKGDNRVGDAEGDDEEILLNLPYISPSVKELVFVVSIYDAQNRRHNFGNLEEAYIRVVNLKDSKEILNFDLDADYGDDTEVEFAKMRREDDGWRFIPTGVGSKIGLQGYVDKYIPEL, from the coding sequence ATGGCAACGAGTATCATTAGAAAAGGTAAAGGAGTTCGTTTAAGAGAAGTTTCTGACGTTAAACTTGATAAAATTAAAATAGGTTTAGGTTGGGAATTAAGAAAAGGGGGGCATTTAGATTTAGATGCTTCGGTATTTTTATTAGGCGAAGATGGAAAATTACCGAGTGATGAATACTTCGTTTTTTATAATAATTTAGAATCACCAGATGGTATGGTAAAACATAAAGGTGATAATAGAGTAGGTGATGCTGAAGGCGATGATGAAGAAATTTTATTGAATTTACCTTATATCTCTCCATCGGTTAAAGAATTGGTGTTTGTAGTTAGTATTTACGATGCCCAAAATAGACGACATAATTTTGGTAACTTAGAAGAGGCATACATAAGAGTGGTTAATTTAAAGGATAGCAAGGAAATCTTAAATTTTGATCTTGATGCCGATTATGGAGATGATACCGAGGTTGAATTTGCAAAAATGAGAAGAGAAGATGATGGATGGCGTTTTATACCTACCGGTGTGGGGTCTAAAATTGGTTTGCAAGGATATGTTGATAAGTACATTCCTGAATTATAA
- a CDS encoding NAD(P)-dependent oxidoreductase: protein MKVGIIKEGKVPQDKRVALTPAQCEEVLEKYPEVEIYVQKSPIRCYEDKEYEELGIAVVDSVEDCDILLGIKEVPIKELVPNKKYFFFSHTIKKQPYNRELLNAILDNNISIADYEVLTKEDGSRVIAFGRFAGLVGAYNGLLAYGKRHKSFDLKPAHLCHDLNELWIECKKVILPSDFKIVLTGSGRVSNGAVETLLAAGVKKVSKEDYLNQTFDYPVFVQLRSKDYHAKKDGSAFEIKDFFANPGDFKSTFTDFIPVSNMLVAGAFWHPAAPVLFTREDILKDDFKIEVIADVTCDIEGSIPSTLQPSTIVDPLYDYNPVTGKVEEALSSDKNITVMAVDNLPNELPRDASESFGRQMIDNVLEDLFVTNKGVVSGATITDNKKLTEKFSYLQDYVDGKE, encoded by the coding sequence ATGAAAGTTGGAATTATCAAAGAGGGGAAAGTTCCTCAGGATAAAAGAGTTGCATTAACACCTGCTCAATGTGAAGAAGTTCTAGAAAAATACCCAGAGGTAGAAATTTACGTTCAAAAAAGCCCTATTCGTTGCTACGAAGATAAAGAATATGAAGAGTTGGGTATTGCCGTGGTTGATAGTGTAGAAGATTGCGATATCTTATTAGGTATTAAAGAAGTGCCGATTAAAGAATTGGTGCCTAATAAAAAATATTTCTTCTTTTCGCATACAATCAAAAAGCAGCCATATAATAGAGAATTGTTAAATGCGATTCTTGATAATAATATATCAATTGCAGATTACGAAGTACTTACTAAAGAAGATGGTTCAAGAGTTATTGCTTTTGGTCGTTTTGCAGGTTTAGTTGGTGCTTACAATGGTTTATTAGCTTACGGTAAACGTCACAAATCATTTGATTTAAAACCAGCTCATTTATGTCATGATTTAAATGAATTGTGGATTGAATGTAAAAAAGTAATATTACCTTCTGATTTTAAAATTGTATTAACAGGTAGTGGTCGTGTTTCTAACGGAGCGGTTGAAACACTTTTAGCAGCAGGAGTTAAAAAAGTAAGCAAAGAAGATTATTTAAATCAAACATTTGATTACCCAGTGTTTGTACAATTAAGATCAAAAGATTACCATGCTAAGAAAGATGGTTCTGCTTTTGAAATTAAAGATTTCTTTGCTAATCCTGGAGATTTCAAATCTACATTTACTGATTTTATTCCGGTATCTAATATGTTAGTAGCAGGCGCATTCTGGCATCCTGCAGCACCAGTATTATTTACGAGAGAAGATATTTTAAAAGATGATTTTAAAATTGAAGTAATTGCAGATGTAACTTGTGATATTGAAGGTTCTATTCCTTCTACATTACAACCTTCTACAATTGTAGATCCTTTATACGATTATAATCCAGTAACAGGGAAAGTAGAAGAAGCACTGTCTAGTGATAAAAATATTACAGTAATGGCTGTTGATAATTTACCAAACGAATTACCAAGAGATGCTTCAGAATCATTTGGACGTCAGATGATTGATAATGTATTAGAAGATCTATTTGTTACAAATAAAGGTGTAGTAAGTGGAGCAACAATTACAGATAATAAAAAATTGACAGAGAAATTTAGTTATCTACAAGATTACGTAGATGGGAAAGAGTAA